One region of Centropristis striata isolate RG_2023a ecotype Rhode Island chromosome 3, C.striata_1.0, whole genome shotgun sequence genomic DNA includes:
- the LOC131968108 gene encoding immunoglobulin-like and fibronectin type III domain-containing protein 1, with translation MITQFLEELPEGMTTPDFTRKPIALTIQEGKFAVFKAKIVGNPAPVVTWSRANGEIHFHQDVCVQKYDETSQEHTIEFPKVAEEDADTYKCFATNEYGKAVCTVVLNVISVGFSKTKELQKTQVEVILMERVRKSLWSQRRRSGKFS, from the exons ATGATAACACAGTTTCTGGAGGAACTTCCAGAGGGGATGACAACTCCAGATTTCACCCGCAAACCCATCGCTCTGACTATTCAAGAGG GCAAGTTTGCGGTCTTTAAGGCCAAAATAGTGGGCAACCCAGCACCTGTGGTAACATGGAGCAGAGCAAATGGAGAAATACATTTTCACCAGGACGTGTGCGTGCAAAAGTATGACGAGACATCTCAAGAACATACCATTGAG TTCCCTAAGGTTGCTGAAGAGGATGCTGACACCTACAAGTGTTTTGCAACAAATGAATATGGAAAGGCTGTTTGCACGGTTGTCTTGAATGTTATTTCGG TTGGATTTTCTAAGACCAAGGAACTTCAAAAGACACAAGTAGAAG TAATCCTGATGGAACGCGTGAGGAAAAGCCTATGGAGCCAGAGGAGAAGGTCTGGGAAATTCTCATGA